A window of the Actinobacillus genomosp. 1 genome harbors these coding sequences:
- a CDS encoding assimilatory sulfite reductase (NADPH) flavoprotein subunit, giving the protein MSVENKGELPLSAETVQVLANLDHLQLAWLSGYAWAKAQGTTYIGENFAKNLSNLTALVSAEPLKVAVLSASQTGNAKSVADKLAERLTAEGVNVTRASLKDYKAKNIADEKLVLLVTSTQGEGEAPEEGVLLLKLLNGKKAPKLDRLQFAVLGLGDSSYPNFCQAGKDFDQRFYDLGATRLFDRVDADLDFQATAEQWINEIVEIIKAKNNEGVTTNLTSTTSQGSIVTNQSKYNKANPFPATLITNQRITAKDAEKDVRHLEFDLSGSGLSYQSGDVLGVYFENDPVLVNEILTALGLSAEEQVTLQDQTLPLSTALQTQFELTQNTAAFVKHYAALANHTELNAIIADSEQLQNFVQNTPLVDVLNRYPAILSAEQFIALLRPITPRLYSISSAQAEVGEEVHLSVGVVRYEYNGKARAGGASSYLADRVEEDGQVRIFVEHNDNFKLPQDSSKPIIMIGSGTGIAPFRSFVQQRAADEAEGKNWLIFGNQHFASDFLYQTEWQQFAKDGFLHKYSFAWSRDQEQKIYVQDKIREEAETLWQWLQQGAYLYVCGDASRMAKDVNQALLDVIAQQGNLNTDEAEEYLDNLREEKRYQRDVY; this is encoded by the coding sequence ATGAGCGTTGAAAATAAAGGGGAATTACCTTTATCCGCTGAAACCGTACAAGTTTTAGCAAATTTAGATCATTTACAACTGGCGTGGTTGTCCGGCTATGCGTGGGCAAAAGCACAAGGCACAACTTACATTGGTGAAAATTTTGCAAAAAATTTGTCAAATTTGACCGCTTTAGTGTCGGCAGAACCGCTTAAAGTGGCTGTTCTTTCCGCTTCTCAAACAGGCAATGCGAAATCCGTTGCCGATAAACTTGCCGAACGCTTAACCGCTGAAGGGGTAAATGTGACTCGTGCCTCATTAAAGGACTACAAGGCGAAAAATATTGCCGATGAGAAGCTCGTATTATTAGTCACCTCAACACAAGGTGAAGGCGAAGCGCCGGAAGAAGGCGTGTTGCTATTAAAACTACTCAATGGTAAAAAAGCACCGAAATTAGACCGCTTGCAATTTGCCGTATTAGGTTTAGGCGATTCTTCTTATCCGAATTTCTGCCAAGCCGGCAAAGACTTTGATCAGCGTTTTTATGATTTAGGTGCAACACGCTTATTCGATCGTGTGGATGCCGATTTAGACTTCCAAGCGACCGCCGAACAGTGGATCAATGAGATTGTCGAAATCATTAAAGCCAAAAACAACGAAGGTGTAACGACTAATTTAACATCAACAACATCTCAAGGCTCCATAGTAACCAATCAATCAAAATACAATAAAGCAAATCCATTTCCGGCAACGCTCATAACCAATCAACGTATCACGGCAAAAGATGCGGAAAAAGATGTTCGCCATTTGGAATTTGATTTAAGCGGTTCCGGTTTAAGTTACCAATCCGGCGATGTTCTGGGTGTTTACTTTGAAAATGATCCGGTGTTAGTCAATGAAATCCTAACCGCTCTCGGCTTATCCGCAGAAGAACAAGTGACTCTGCAAGATCAAACGCTACCGTTATCTACTGCTTTACAAACGCAATTTGAATTAACGCAAAACACAGCGGCTTTCGTCAAACATTATGCGGCTCTCGCTAATCATACCGAACTCAATGCGATTATAGCGGACAGCGAACAATTGCAAAATTTTGTGCAAAATACACCGCTTGTCGATGTACTTAATCGTTATCCGGCAATACTTTCTGCTGAGCAATTTATTGCTTTACTGCGCCCGATTACCCCTCGCCTATATTCGATTTCTTCCGCACAAGCTGAAGTCGGTGAAGAAGTACATCTCAGCGTTGGCGTTGTTCGCTATGAATATAATGGCAAAGCACGTGCCGGCGGTGCATCAAGTTATTTAGCCGATCGTGTGGAAGAAGACGGACAAGTGCGAATTTTTGTTGAACATAACGACAATTTCAAATTACCGCAAGATTCCTCAAAACCAATCATTATGATCGGTTCCGGTACCGGTATTGCACCGTTCAGATCTTTTGTGCAACAACGTGCTGCTGATGAAGCGGAAGGTAAAAACTGGTTGATTTTCGGTAATCAACATTTCGCCTCCGATTTCCTCTATCAAACTGAATGGCAACAATTTGCTAAAGACGGCTTCCTGCATAAATACAGTTTTGCATGGTCACGAGATCAGGAGCAAAAAATTTATGTACAAGACAAAATCCGTGAAGAAGCCGAGACATTATGGCAATGGCTACAGCAAGGGGCTTATCTCTATGTGTGCGGCGATGCAAGCCGTATGGCGAAGGATGTAAATCAAGCGTTATTAGATGTGATTGCACAGCAAGGCAATCTGAATACGGATGAAGCGGAAGAATACTTAGATAACTTACGTGAAGAAAAACGTTATCAACGTGATGTTTATTAA
- the cysI gene encoding assimilatory sulfite reductase (NADPH) hemoprotein subunit → MSDKKTKGLEWQEKPLSDNERLKTDSNFLRGTILEDLKDGLTGGFKGDNFQLIRFHGMYEQDDRDIRAERLEEKLEPLKFMLLRCRLPGGIIKPYQWIEIDKFAREHTRYQSIRLTNRQTFQYHGVPKGKLQPMHRLLHSIGLDSIATAADMNRNVLCTSNPIESELHQQAYEFAKKISEHLLPRSRGYLDVWVDGKKVESSDDLLKIEDEPILGKTFLPRKFKTAVAIPPLNDVDVYANDLNFIAIQDENGQLCGFNVLVGGGLSFEHGNTKTYPNVAYSLGFVPLEHTLAAAEGVVKTQRDFGNRSDRKNARVRYTVQNMTLDGFRAEVERCMNIKFEPTRPYEFTERGDRIGWVKGIDNNWHLTLFIESGRITDRADKPLMTGVLELAKVHKGDFRITANQNLIVANVAEQDKAQIEAIARQYGLIQEISKLRENAMSCVSLPTCPLAMAEAERVLPDFITELDKVLSKHHVADESIITRITGCPNGCGRAMLAEIGLVGKAIGRYNLHIGGDRAGLRIPRLYKENITLPEIVNEIDQLVARWATERQTNEAFGDFVIRSNIIAPVVNTHIDFWDATKIIPTKQQ, encoded by the coding sequence ATGAGTGATAAAAAAACCAAAGGCTTAGAGTGGCAAGAAAAACCATTGTCTGACAACGAGCGTTTAAAAACCGACAGTAATTTCTTACGTGGCACGATTTTAGAGGATTTAAAAGACGGCTTAACCGGCGGTTTCAAAGGCGATAATTTCCAACTGATTCGCTTTCACGGTATGTATGAACAAGATGACCGTGATATTCGTGCCGAGCGTTTAGAAGAAAAACTCGAGCCGTTAAAATTTATGTTACTACGCTGCCGCTTACCCGGCGGTATTATCAAACCTTATCAATGGATTGAGATTGATAAATTCGCTCGCGAACACACCCGCTACCAATCCATTCGCTTGACCAATCGCCAAACATTCCAATATCACGGCGTACCAAAAGGCAAATTACAGCCGATGCACCGTTTGTTACACAGCATCGGTTTGGATTCAATTGCGACCGCTGCCGATATGAACCGTAACGTACTTTGTACTTCAAATCCGATTGAAAGCGAATTACATCAACAAGCTTATGAGTTTGCGAAAAAGATTTCGGAACACCTCTTGCCTCGTTCTCGTGGCTATTTAGATGTTTGGGTCGATGGTAAAAAGGTCGAAAGCTCGGACGATTTACTTAAAATCGAAGATGAACCGATTCTCGGTAAAACCTTCCTACCGCGTAAATTCAAAACCGCTGTTGCTATTCCACCGCTGAACGATGTGGATGTGTATGCCAACGATTTAAACTTTATTGCGATTCAAGATGAAAACGGACAGCTATGTGGCTTTAATGTATTAGTCGGCGGAGGATTATCCTTCGAACATGGTAATACTAAAACTTACCCGAATGTAGCTTATTCACTCGGCTTTGTTCCGTTGGAACACACGCTTGCCGCTGCAGAAGGCGTGGTAAAAACCCAACGAGACTTCGGTAACCGCTCCGACCGTAAAAATGCACGTGTGCGTTATACCGTACAAAATATGACACTTGATGGCTTTAGAGCGGAAGTAGAGCGTTGTATGAATATCAAATTCGAACCGACACGTCCGTATGAATTTACTGAACGTGGAGACCGTATAGGCTGGGTTAAAGGTATCGACAATAACTGGCATTTAACCTTGTTTATCGAAAGTGGTCGTATTACCGACCGAGCGGACAAACCTTTAATGACAGGCGTGTTAGAACTCGCTAAAGTACATAAAGGTGATTTTCGTATCACGGCTAATCAAAATTTGATCGTGGCAAACGTTGCGGAACAAGATAAAGCACAAATTGAAGCAATTGCTCGCCAATACGGATTAATCCAAGAAATCTCAAAATTACGTGAAAACGCAATGTCTTGCGTATCCTTACCAACTTGCCCACTTGCAATGGCGGAAGCAGAACGCGTATTACCGGATTTTATTACTGAGCTTGATAAAGTTCTGAGTAAACACCATGTTGCCGATGAAAGTATTATTACTCGTATCACCGGCTGCCCAAATGGCTGTGGACGAGCAATGCTGGCGGAAATCGGCTTAGTCGGCAAAGCGATTGGACGTTATAACCTACATATCGGCGGCGATCGTGCAGGTTTACGTATTCCTCGCTTATATAAAGAAAATATTACTTTACCGGAAATCGTCAATGAAATTGACCAATTGGTCGCCCGTTGGGCAACCGAACGTCAAACCAATGAAGCTTTCGGCGATTTTGTCATTCGCTCTAATATCATTGCCCCGGTTGTCAATACTCACATTGATTTCTGGGATGCAACGAAAATTATTCCAACAAAACAACAATAA
- the cysD gene encoding sulfate adenylyltransferase subunit CysD yields MTTQNNIENGHLDWLEAESIYIIREVVAECSNPALLFSGGKDSVVLLALARKAFQLEGRELVLPFPLVHIDTGHNYPEVIQFRDEQVKKLNAKLVVGHVEDSIAKGTVVLRKESDSRNAAQAVTLLETIEANGFDALMGGARRDEEKARAKERIFSFRDEFGQWDPKAQRPELWSLYNAKLHKGENMRVFPISNWTELDIWQYIEREKLELPSIYYAHEREVVERNGLLVPVTPLTPKQANEESKMVSVRFRTVGDISCTCPVASTAATPADIIKETAVAEISERSATRMDDRASEAAMEQRKKQGYF; encoded by the coding sequence ATGACAACACAAAATAATATTGAAAACGGGCATTTAGATTGGCTTGAGGCAGAATCAATTTACATTATTCGTGAAGTAGTAGCGGAATGTAGTAATCCGGCATTACTGTTTTCCGGCGGTAAAGACTCAGTAGTATTACTTGCTTTAGCTCGTAAAGCCTTTCAGTTGGAAGGTAGAGAACTCGTTTTACCCTTCCCATTAGTGCATATCGATACGGGACATAATTATCCCGAAGTGATTCAGTTCCGTGACGAACAAGTGAAAAAATTAAATGCGAAATTAGTCGTCGGTCACGTTGAAGATTCTATCGCTAAAGGTACGGTAGTGTTACGCAAAGAAAGCGATTCTCGTAATGCGGCACAAGCGGTCACTTTATTGGAAACGATTGAAGCAAACGGTTTTGATGCCTTAATGGGCGGCGCAAGACGAGATGAAGAAAAAGCCCGTGCCAAAGAACGGATTTTCTCGTTCCGTGATGAGTTTGGTCAATGGGATCCAAAGGCACAACGTCCGGAATTATGGTCGCTTTATAATGCTAAATTACATAAAGGCGAAAATATGCGTGTGTTCCCGATTTCAAACTGGACAGAACTCGATATTTGGCAATATATCGAACGAGAAAAACTCGAATTACCGTCGATTTATTATGCACATGAGCGTGAAGTAGTAGAACGCAACGGCTTACTCGTGCCGGTTACTCCACTAACGCCAAAACAAGCGAATGAAGAAAGTAAAATGGTATCTGTGCGTTTCCGTACCGTGGGCGATATTAGTTGCACCTGCCCTGTGGCAAGTACCGCTGCAACACCAGCAGATATTATTAAAGAAACTGCAGTCGCCGAGATCTCAGAACGATCCGCCACCCGAATGGATGACCGAGCCAGCGAAGCGGCAATGGAACAACGTAAAAAACAAGGTTACTTCTAA
- a CDS encoding sulfate adenylyltransferase subunit 1, which produces MSNLNQYAPLRFITAGSVDDGKSTLIGRLLYDSKALLSDQLLSLNKSKNAGEVIDFSILTDGLEAEREQGITIDVAYRYFSTAKRKFIIADTPGHEQYTRNMVTGASTANAAVVLIDASQLDFNQAELELLPQTKRHSAILKHLNTPYILVAVNKMDLLDFDVEKFEAITTAYRKLADQLGIQQVQFVPVSALQGDNIVHKSERTPWYDGEPLLTILENLPSNENLSEQTEDFHFPVQLVSRLDQDKADDFRGYQGRIEAGSVSVGDTIRIEPNGYTSTVSEIISPNGIVQKAVAGEQVTIRLADDIDISRGDTFVAQHSPVTATKRLTATVCWFDQRALNPARKYLLKHTTQTVFAKVTAVDHVLDVKTLSNSSEADSLKLNDIGELQLSLQKPITATTYAENVATGSFILIDEATYHTVAAGMILATE; this is translated from the coding sequence ATGAGCAATTTAAACCAATATGCACCACTTCGTTTCATTACCGCCGGTAGCGTAGATGACGGTAAAAGTACATTAATCGGGCGTTTACTTTATGACAGCAAAGCGTTATTAAGCGACCAGTTATTAAGTTTAAATAAATCTAAAAATGCCGGTGAGGTCATTGATTTTTCGATTCTGACAGACGGCTTAGAAGCAGAACGTGAGCAAGGCATCACGATTGATGTGGCGTACCGTTATTTTTCTACCGCAAAACGCAAATTTATTATTGCCGACACACCGGGGCATGAACAATATACCCGTAATATGGTGACCGGTGCTTCAACTGCTAATGCTGCCGTAGTATTAATTGATGCTTCGCAATTGGATTTTAACCAAGCGGAACTGGAATTGTTACCGCAAACAAAACGCCATTCGGCAATCTTAAAACATTTAAATACGCCCTATATTTTAGTGGCGGTAAACAAAATGGATTTGCTGGATTTTGATGTTGAAAAATTTGAAGCAATTACGACCGCTTACCGCAAGTTAGCCGATCAACTTGGCATTCAACAGGTGCAGTTTGTACCGGTTTCTGCTTTGCAAGGCGACAATATCGTGCATAAAAGCGAACGTACGCCTTGGTATGACGGAGAGCCGTTACTCACCATTTTAGAAAACTTACCGAGCAACGAGAATTTATCGGAACAAACAGAAGATTTTCATTTTCCGGTGCAGCTAGTCAGCCGTTTAGATCAAGACAAAGCGGACGATTTCCGAGGTTATCAAGGCAGAATTGAGGCAGGTTCGGTGAGTGTTGGCGATACGATTCGAATTGAACCGAACGGCTACACCTCGACCGTATCGGAAATTATTAGCCCGAATGGTATCGTGCAAAAAGCGGTAGCCGGTGAGCAAGTAACGATTCGTTTGGCGGATGATATTGATATTTCGCGCGGCGATACTTTTGTTGCACAACATTCGCCTGTAACGGCAACCAAGCGCTTAACTGCCACTGTATGTTGGTTTGACCAACGTGCGTTAAATCCGGCACGTAAATATTTACTGAAACACACCACGCAAACCGTGTTTGCTAAAGTTACCGCAGTTGATCACGTGCTTGATGTAAAAACCTTGAGCAATTCCAGCGAAGCGGACAGCTTGAAATTAAACGATATTGGTGAGTTACAACTCAGCTTACAAAAGCCGATTACTGCGACCACTTATGCAGAAAATGTGGCGACCGGATCATTTATTTTAATTGATGAAGCGACTTATCACACGGTAGCGGCAGGGATGATTCTTGCCACCGAATAA
- a CDS encoding phosphoadenylyl-sulfate reductase yields the protein MNFFNPTLWEIPTPSEADFANLSQKETALYERIRQISQQHHNVKFASSLAVEDMLITDVIAKSQANITVFTLETGRLNSETLALVDKVKTNYPDLNFQLYYPDTQKAAEYDQQKGKFAFYESVELRRECCFIRKIEPLNRALQDADAWLTGQRREQSVTRTELALHEQDIGRGIDKYNPIFDWSELEVLAYILKHQIPYNELYKQGFPSIGCEPCTRPVKAGEDIRAGRWWWENKDSKECGLHK from the coding sequence ATGAATTTTTTTAATCCGACATTATGGGAAATCCCAACGCCGTCCGAAGCGGATTTTGCAAATCTTAGCCAAAAAGAAACCGCTTTATACGAGCGTATTCGGCAGATTAGCCAACAACATCACAATGTGAAATTCGCCAGCAGTTTAGCGGTGGAAGATATGCTGATTACCGATGTTATAGCCAAAAGCCAAGCAAACATTACCGTTTTTACTTTAGAAACAGGGCGTTTGAATTCGGAAACTTTAGCGCTGGTCGATAAGGTGAAAACGAATTACCCGGATTTAAATTTCCAACTTTATTATCCCGATACGCAAAAAGCGGCGGAATATGATCAGCAAAAAGGTAAATTCGCTTTTTACGAAAGTGTGGAATTACGCCGTGAATGTTGTTTTATCCGCAAAATCGAACCGCTTAATCGAGCCTTACAAGATGCGGATGCGTGGCTAACCGGGCAACGCCGAGAACAATCAGTCACTCGCACCGAACTTGCTTTGCACGAACAGGATATCGGCCGAGGCATTGATAAATATAACCCGATTTTTGATTGGTCCGAATTAGAGGTTTTGGCGTATATCTTAAAACATCAAATTCCTTATAACGAACTGTATAAACAAGGTTTCCCAAGTATTGGCTGCGAGCCTTGTACCCGTCCGGTAAAAGCCGGAGAAGATATCCGAGCCGGTCGTTGGTGGTGGGAAAACAAAGACAGTAAAGAGTGTGGATTACATAAATAA